A genomic stretch from Halorhodospira halophila SL1 includes:
- a CDS encoding putative monovalent cation/H+ antiporter subunit A, giving the protein MLAAVLSGFLLAVLVPWLQPVLGRRAGWAFAALPAVLTLYFATFLPQIVGGETVWMEYTWVPGLDVNLSFYVDGLSLLFALLISGIGTFVLLYASDYLDGDDRQPRFYVHILAFMASMLGLVLSDNLITLFIFWELTSITSYMLIGYDNEDAKARRYALQGLLVTVGGGLALLAGFIMLGIVGDTYTISELLEQGDVIREHEWYVPLTLLILLGAFTKSAQVPFHFWLPRAMAAPTPVSAYLHSATMVKAGVFLLAKLHPALGDTALWMTLLPLVGAITMFTGAYFAVRSTGIKGVLANSTVMALGTLTMLAGIGTEGAMIAFGAFLLAHSLYKGALFLVAGALDHETGTKEILQMGGLRHAMPKTAVLAAVSALSLAGIPPLFGFLGKELMLESVLEAPYLSAVLALLALGTAVLVVIVAGIVAIRPFFGERTETPKEPHEAPPGMLAGPAVLGTLSVLFGLFPFLPEGLIGAVASSLAGEPVSVSLSLWHGINLPLIMSLFAIAAGAFLYTRWDQVREAMGRYDWLYERGPEAGYFRVMDALVWSADWQTRVLQNGYLRHYITTTVLTTVLLVGYTLATRYDGGFSFGLEVYFYEWIIAGVLIASVLFACVTQSRLGAVASLGVMGFTVALIFILFSAPDLGITQILVETLTVILLVLVLFRLPGFMDFSTPQQRVRDGVVAGVMGVLVTSLLLVTIDVQFAEPISAYHLDESVPLAHGRNVVNVILVDYRALDTLGEIFVVALAAIGVYAMVKYRVTGERGAAEKEDTQ; this is encoded by the coding sequence ATGCTTGCCGCAGTACTTTCCGGATTCCTACTCGCCGTCCTCGTCCCGTGGCTGCAGCCCGTCCTGGGCCGCCGCGCCGGCTGGGCCTTCGCTGCGCTTCCCGCGGTGCTCACCCTCTATTTTGCCACCTTCCTGCCGCAGATTGTCGGCGGCGAGACGGTGTGGATGGAGTACACCTGGGTCCCCGGGCTCGACGTCAATCTGTCCTTCTACGTGGACGGGCTGTCGTTGCTCTTCGCCCTGCTGATCTCGGGGATCGGCACCTTCGTCCTGCTCTACGCCAGCGACTACCTGGACGGCGACGATCGCCAGCCGCGCTTTTATGTCCACATCCTCGCCTTCATGGCGTCGATGCTCGGCCTGGTGCTCTCGGACAACCTCATCACCCTGTTCATCTTCTGGGAGCTGACCAGCATCACCTCGTACATGCTGATCGGCTACGACAACGAGGATGCCAAGGCCCGGCGCTACGCGCTGCAGGGGCTGCTGGTGACCGTGGGCGGCGGGCTGGCGCTGCTGGCCGGCTTCATCATGCTGGGGATCGTCGGCGACACCTACACGATCTCCGAGCTGCTGGAGCAGGGTGACGTCATCCGCGAGCACGAGTGGTACGTGCCGCTGACGCTGCTCATCCTCCTCGGCGCCTTCACCAAGTCGGCCCAGGTGCCGTTCCACTTCTGGCTGCCGCGGGCCATGGCGGCGCCGACGCCGGTCTCCGCCTACCTGCACTCGGCCACCATGGTGAAGGCCGGCGTCTTCCTGCTGGCCAAGCTGCACCCGGCGCTGGGCGATACCGCGCTGTGGATGACCCTGCTACCGCTGGTCGGCGCCATCACCATGTTCACCGGCGCCTACTTCGCCGTGCGCAGCACCGGCATCAAGGGGGTGCTGGCCAACTCCACGGTGATGGCCCTGGGCACGCTGACGATGCTGGCCGGGATCGGCACCGAGGGGGCGATGATCGCCTTCGGCGCCTTCCTGCTCGCTCACTCCCTCTACAAGGGGGCGCTGTTCCTGGTTGCCGGCGCCCTAGATCACGAGACCGGCACCAAGGAGATCCTGCAGATGGGCGGTCTGCGCCACGCCATGCCCAAGACCGCGGTGCTGGCCGCGGTCTCGGCGCTGTCGCTGGCCGGTATCCCGCCGCTGTTCGGCTTCCTGGGCAAGGAGCTGATGCTCGAGTCGGTGCTCGAGGCGCCCTACCTGTCGGCGGTGCTGGCCCTGCTGGCCCTGGGTACGGCGGTACTGGTGGTCATTGTCGCCGGTATCGTCGCCATCCGGCCGTTCTTCGGCGAGCGCACCGAGACCCCGAAGGAGCCCCACGAGGCTCCGCCGGGGATGCTCGCCGGCCCGGCGGTCCTTGGCACCCTGAGCGTGCTCTTTGGCCTGTTTCCGTTCCTGCCCGAGGGGCTGATCGGGGCGGTGGCCTCGTCGCTGGCCGGTGAGCCGGTGTCGGTGAGCCTGTCCCTGTGGCACGGGATCAACCTGCCGCTGATCATGTCGCTGTTCGCCATCGCCGCCGGTGCCTTCCTGTATACCCGCTGGGACCAGGTGCGCGAGGCCATGGGCCGCTACGACTGGCTCTACGAGCGCGGCCCCGAGGCCGGTTACTTCCGCGTTATGGATGCGCTGGTGTGGAGCGCCGACTGGCAGACCCGAGTGCTGCAGAACGGTTACCTCAGGCACTACATCACCACCACGGTGCTGACCACCGTGCTGCTGGTTGGCTACACCCTGGCCACCCGCTACGACGGCGGCTTCAGCTTCGGCCTGGAGGTCTACTTCTACGAGTGGATCATCGCCGGCGTGCTGATCGCCTCGGTGCTCTTCGCCTGCGTGACCCAGTCGCGCCTCGGGGCGGTGGCCTCGCTGGGTGTGATGGGTTTCACCGTCGCGCTGATCTTCATTCTGTTCAGCGCCCCGGATCTGGGCATTACGCAGATCCTGGTGGAGACCCTGACGGTGATCCTGCTGGTCCTGGTGCTCTTCCGGCTGCCCGGCTTCATGGACTTCTCGACGCCGCAACAGCGGGTACGGGATGGCGTGGTGGCAGGAGTGATGGGCGTGCTGGTGACCTCGCTGCTGCTGGTCACCATCGACGTGCAGTTTGCCGAACCGATTTCCGCCTACCACCTGGATGAGAGTGTGCCGCTGGCCCACGGCCGCAACGTGGTCAACGTCATCCTGGTGGACTACCGGGCCCTCGATACCCTGGGCGAGATCTTCGTGGTCGCCCTGGCCGCCATCGGCGTTTACGCCATGGTCAAGTACCGGGTGACCGGTGAGCGCGGCGCCGCCGAGAAGGAGGACACGCAATGA
- a CDS encoding DUF1631 family protein yields MSEADMSEHAPDNVVYLARTERGQGRAIPGRVERLRRHIEGRLVGTLRQGLEEAQEQLHQRANRGDDEADTYRRDMQMVRLHRHDMEEVLRAGLEYRFAGLIDPASVDPPPLPADGTPAARTLAHLRSRTRTTTEPATRALDAAIPRVRVGEPLNPLAPAPMADLLLRVQQRPPLSEPARELVLDALGRAVGRVLPDLHREAVTQLTGEGPAAAPGAPASTTFEEEARHAARAVRSRDRVEAARQRVGEEIERCLEGRRPPGLIEQLIRDAWARLLLLVHLGDGPDSENWVRHCAVMERLVWSVDTPPDETSRRRLVLEIPLLLHEVADGLRQVLHDPFEVSKLLRALEAEYLRCLTRNDPNLARFSANDDSAAATHREGDVRRVAALPEGTWMEILGAQGERLRARLAGHAPDGRLIFANRAGFKVLERSTEELAAAVANGQAKLLDDHELLNDGLSRVIRRLVERRAGHGE; encoded by the coding sequence ATGAGCGAAGCCGATATGAGCGAGCACGCCCCGGACAACGTGGTCTATCTGGCCCGCACCGAGCGCGGTCAGGGCCGGGCCATACCCGGCCGTGTCGAGCGGTTGCGCCGGCACATCGAGGGCCGCCTGGTGGGCACCCTGCGCCAGGGGCTCGAGGAAGCCCAGGAGCAGCTGCACCAACGGGCCAACCGCGGTGACGACGAGGCCGACACCTACCGGCGCGACATGCAGATGGTTCGCCTGCACCGCCACGACATGGAGGAAGTGCTGCGCGCCGGACTGGAGTACCGCTTCGCCGGCCTGATCGACCCCGCATCCGTCGATCCGCCGCCGCTGCCCGCCGACGGCACCCCGGCGGCGCGCACCCTGGCCCACCTGCGCAGCCGCACCCGCACGACCACCGAGCCGGCCACCCGTGCCCTCGACGCGGCCATCCCCCGGGTGCGCGTGGGCGAGCCGCTCAACCCCCTGGCCCCGGCACCGATGGCCGACCTGCTCCTGCGCGTCCAGCAGCGTCCGCCCCTCTCCGAGCCAGCCCGGGAGCTGGTGCTCGACGCCCTGGGCCGCGCCGTGGGGCGCGTCCTGCCCGACCTCCACCGCGAGGCGGTGACCCAGCTCACCGGGGAAGGCCCTGCGGCAGCCCCCGGGGCGCCGGCGAGCACCACCTTCGAGGAGGAGGCCCGCCACGCCGCCCGGGCCGTGCGCAGCCGCGACCGGGTCGAGGCGGCGCGCCAGCGGGTGGGCGAGGAGATCGAGCGCTGCCTGGAGGGGCGCCGACCACCGGGGCTCATCGAGCAGCTGATCCGCGACGCCTGGGCCCGCCTGCTGCTGCTCGTCCACCTGGGCGACGGCCCCGACTCCGAGAACTGGGTCCGCCACTGCGCCGTCATGGAGCGCCTGGTCTGGAGCGTCGACACCCCGCCCGACGAGACCTCCCGGCGGCGGCTGGTGCTGGAGATCCCGCTGCTCCTTCACGAGGTGGCCGACGGCTTGCGCCAGGTCCTCCACGACCCCTTCGAGGTCAGCAAGCTACTGCGCGCCCTGGAGGCCGAGTACCTGCGCTGCCTGACCCGCAACGACCCGAACCTGGCCCGGTTCAGCGCCAACGACGACAGCGCCGCGGCCACCCACCGGGAGGGCGATGTACGTCGGGTGGCCGCCCTGCCCGAGGGAACCTGGATGGAGATCCTGGGCGCGCAGGGCGAACGCCTGCGCGCCCGGCTGGCCGGACACGCCCCGGATGGCCGGCTGATCTTCGCCAACCGGGCCGGCTTCAAGGTGCTCGAGCGCAGCACCGAGGAGCTGGCCGCCGCCGTGGCCAACGGTCAGGCCAAGCTGCTCGACGACCACGAGCTGCTCAACGACGGGCTCTCCCGGGTCATCCGCCGGCTGGTCGAACGGCGCGCGGGGCACGGCGAATGA
- a CDS encoding lysophospholipid acyltransferase family protein encodes MTAARSARAALILAAALLHLLLGGVWVILASMLSQRLGRRAAALWNRILMALMGVRLHRRGDPQRGALLVANHLSWLDIVALFAVVPDTFLSKAELRDWPIVGRVARNLGTLFIGRGHSGAAQRAARQMAERLRRGDAVVFFPEGRISTEFGVQPFRPRLFSAAHEADAAVQPVAIGYRPRHRGDDLGELVPERRLMDSAWWAAGHGVEVHIHFLDPIPAGDRSRRQLADEARRQIASTAGLPLLGRAPTNGDSG; translated from the coding sequence ATGACCGCAGCCCGCAGCGCACGTGCGGCCCTGATCCTCGCCGCCGCCCTGCTCCACCTGCTCCTCGGCGGGGTCTGGGTGATCCTGGCCAGCATGCTGTCGCAGCGGCTCGGCCGCCGCGCGGCGGCCCTGTGGAACCGCATCCTCATGGCGCTGATGGGCGTCCGCCTCCACCGCCGCGGTGATCCGCAACGCGGCGCCCTGCTGGTGGCCAACCACCTCTCCTGGCTGGACATCGTCGCCCTCTTCGCCGTAGTGCCGGACACCTTCCTGAGCAAGGCGGAGCTGCGCGACTGGCCGATCGTCGGCCGCGTGGCCCGCAACCTGGGCACCCTCTTCATCGGCCGGGGCCACAGCGGAGCAGCGCAGCGGGCCGCCCGGCAGATGGCCGAGCGCCTGCGCCGGGGCGACGCCGTGGTCTTCTTCCCGGAGGGGCGGATCAGCACCGAGTTCGGCGTGCAGCCGTTCCGTCCGCGCCTGTTCAGCGCCGCCCACGAGGCCGACGCCGCCGTGCAGCCGGTGGCCATCGGCTACCGCCCCCGCCACCGGGGCGACGACTTGGGGGAGCTGGTCCCCGAGCGGCGCCTGATGGACAGCGCCTGGTGGGCGGCGGGACACGGGGTGGAGGTGCACATCCACTTCCTGGATCCGATCCCGGCCGGAGACCGGAGCCGCCGGCAGCTGGCCGATGAGGCGCGCCGGCAGATCGCCTCCACGGCAGGGCTGCCGCTGCTCGGGCGCGCGCCCACCAATGGGGACAGCGGCTAG
- a CDS encoding porin — translation MRQSWRRLAPLAVTLCAVAAPAAAEIDWDVYGRVDVSAEYYAGGSYSAGDLASNSSRLGLRVAHTLDTGLTVYGRVERALDYNRGDGADLGARDAYLGLTDDWGVLRLGYMDTPMKEIRSRVDLFGSQLGNARNVVRAGHSPHFDQRFPNAIRYSSPEQSGWGVDLQGSFDWEDRDESDDPYPADGNDRTAISTALRYTGERFWAALGYERVAGRDEAPSSADAYRLGLEWRATDALRLTALVQATGDAYELDDDTYSDTLAYGAGLLYALEDDLDLRLQYYTLDVDASGHGASLVSVGPVFHASERLRLYATATYLGNDDASDLVPWEVGRTAGPSAEEAGIGTGRSAWAVGSGIRFDF, via the coding sequence ATGAGGCAATCCTGGAGGCGCCTGGCTCCGTTGGCCGTGACCCTGTGCGCCGTCGCGGCCCCGGCGGCCGCCGAGATCGATTGGGACGTCTACGGCCGCGTCGACGTCAGCGCCGAGTACTACGCCGGCGGCAGTTACTCCGCCGGCGACCTGGCCAGCAACTCCTCGCGCCTGGGGCTCCGCGTGGCCCACACTCTGGACACCGGGCTGACGGTCTACGGCCGTGTCGAGCGCGCCCTGGACTACAACCGCGGCGACGGGGCGGATCTGGGCGCGCGGGACGCCTACCTAGGGCTGACCGACGACTGGGGGGTGCTGCGCCTGGGCTACATGGATACGCCGATGAAGGAGATCCGCAGCCGCGTGGACCTCTTCGGCAGCCAGCTGGGCAACGCCCGCAACGTCGTGCGCGCCGGCCACTCGCCGCACTTCGATCAGCGCTTCCCCAATGCGATCCGCTACAGCTCGCCGGAGCAGTCCGGCTGGGGCGTCGACCTCCAGGGCAGCTTCGATTGGGAAGATCGTGACGAGAGCGATGATCCCTACCCGGCGGACGGCAACGACCGCACGGCGATCAGCACCGCCCTGCGCTACACCGGCGAACGCTTCTGGGCGGCGCTGGGCTACGAGCGGGTGGCGGGTCGCGACGAGGCGCCGAGCAGCGCCGACGCCTACCGTCTGGGGCTGGAGTGGCGGGCCACCGACGCCCTGCGCCTGACCGCCCTGGTGCAGGCGACCGGCGACGCCTACGAACTCGACGACGACACCTACAGCGACACACTCGCCTACGGCGCCGGGCTCCTCTACGCCCTGGAAGACGACCTGGATCTGCGCCTGCAGTACTACACCCTGGATGTGGACGCCTCCGGTCACGGGGCCAGCCTGGTCTCCGTCGGTCCGGTCTTCCACGCCAGTGAGCGACTGCGCCTCTACGCCACCGCCACCTACCTGGGCAATGACGACGCCTCGGACCTGGTCCCCTGGGAGGTGGGGCGGACCGCCGGACCCAGCGCCGAGGAGGCCGGGATCGGCACCGGCCGATCGGCCTGGGCGGTGGGTTCCGGTATCCGTTTCGACTTCTAG
- the lgt gene encoding prolipoprotein diacylglyceryl transferase: MLVYPDIDPVALQLGPVAIHWYGLMYVVGFLAAWGLGRWRARRSDSPVTGQQVDDLVFFGALGVIVGAKLGYHLFYNLDGLAADPLSLLRLWEGGMSFHGGLLGVTAALGVYAWRYRIPLLRLSDFAAPLVPIGLGAGRLGNFINGELWGRPADVPWAMVYPPLGDEPRHPSQLYQMGLEGIALFILLWWFSAKPRARGAVTGLFLAAYGVFRAFVEFFRMPDAHIGYLAFGWLTLGQVLTLPMILAGVGLMVWAWRRRDA; this comes from the coding sequence ATGCTCGTCTATCCCGATATTGACCCCGTCGCCCTCCAGCTCGGGCCGGTGGCCATTCACTGGTACGGCCTGATGTACGTCGTCGGCTTCCTCGCCGCCTGGGGGCTGGGCCGCTGGCGGGCGCGCCGGTCGGACAGTCCGGTGACCGGGCAGCAGGTGGACGACCTGGTCTTCTTCGGCGCCCTGGGGGTGATCGTCGGCGCCAAGCTCGGCTACCACCTCTTCTACAACCTCGACGGCCTGGCGGCGGATCCGCTGTCCCTGCTGCGCCTGTGGGAGGGGGGCATGTCCTTCCACGGCGGGCTGCTGGGTGTCACCGCCGCCCTGGGCGTCTACGCCTGGCGCTACCGCATCCCGCTGCTGCGCCTGAGCGACTTCGCCGCCCCCCTGGTGCCCATCGGCCTGGGGGCCGGGCGGCTGGGCAACTTCATCAACGGCGAGCTGTGGGGCCGGCCCGCCGATGTGCCGTGGGCCATGGTCTACCCGCCCCTGGGCGACGAGCCGCGCCACCCCTCGCAGCTCTACCAGATGGGGCTGGAGGGCATCGCCCTGTTCATCCTGCTGTGGTGGTTCTCGGCGAAGCCGCGCGCCCGTGGCGCCGTCACCGGCCTGTTCCTCGCCGCCTACGGCGTCTTCCGCGCCTTCGTGGAGTTCTTCCGTATGCCGGACGCCCACATCGGTTACCTGGCCTTCGGCTGGCTGACCCTGGGGCAGGTGCTCACCCTGCCGATGATCCTCGCTGGCGTGGGGCTGATGGTCTGGGCCTGGCGGCGGCGGGATGCCTGA
- the nadC gene encoding carboxylating nicotinate-nucleotide diphosphorylase, which translates to MTISLPPRETIRDDVARALAEDVGGGDLTAGLVPASGVAEGQVVAREAAVLCGTAWFDEVFRQLDRGVGVRWLCSDGEAVEPGAVVCRIQGPSRAVLTGERTALNFLQFLSGTATTARRYADAVAGTGVQLLDTRKTVPGLRAAQKYAVRAGGGSNHRFGLFDAYLIKENHIAACGGLTPAVEVARLRAAGTPITVEIEDLVQLDEAIAAGADVVMLDNFDADGIRQAVDRAAGRVALEVSGGLDLDAVRALAATGVDRISVGALTKHVHALDLSLRLTIPSG; encoded by the coding sequence ATGACCATCTCCTTGCCCCCCCGCGAGACCATCCGTGACGACGTCGCCCGCGCCCTGGCCGAGGACGTGGGTGGCGGCGATCTCACCGCCGGCCTGGTGCCGGCCAGCGGCGTCGCCGAGGGGCAGGTGGTGGCCCGTGAGGCGGCGGTGCTCTGCGGCACCGCCTGGTTCGACGAGGTCTTCCGCCAGCTCGATCGGGGCGTGGGGGTGCGCTGGCTGTGCAGCGACGGCGAGGCGGTGGAGCCGGGGGCTGTGGTCTGCCGGATCCAGGGGCCGAGCCGGGCGGTGCTCACCGGCGAGCGTACGGCGCTGAACTTCCTGCAGTTCCTCTCCGGCACGGCCACCACCGCGCGCCGCTACGCCGACGCCGTGGCGGGGACCGGGGTGCAGCTGCTCGATACCCGCAAGACCGTGCCCGGTCTGCGCGCTGCCCAGAAGTACGCGGTGCGTGCCGGCGGGGGCAGCAACCACCGGTTCGGGCTGTTCGACGCCTACCTGATCAAGGAGAACCACATCGCCGCCTGCGGCGGCCTGACCCCGGCGGTGGAGGTGGCGCGCCTGCGTGCGGCGGGCACGCCGATCACCGTGGAGATCGAGGACCTGGTCCAGCTCGATGAGGCCATCGCCGCCGGGGCCGATGTGGTGATGCTCGACAACTTCGACGCCGACGGCATCCGCCAGGCAGTGGACCGGGCCGCCGGCCGCGTCGCCCTGGAGGTCTCCGGCGGGCTGGATCTGGACGCCGTGCGCGCCCTGGCCGCCACCGGCGTCGACCGCATCTCCGTCGGCGCCCTGACCAAGCACGTCCACGCCCTGGATCTCTCCCTGCGTTTGACGATCCCCAGCGGCTGA
- a CDS encoding class I SAM-dependent rRNA methyltransferase translates to MQQRPALRLKPGEERRLRAGHLWIFSNEVDTAHTPLRGFAPGEQAVVEDARGKALGCAYVNPNSLICARLVSRDAKVALDRSTLVHRLQVALAARQRLFAEPWYRLVHGEADGLPGLVIDRFGDCCVVQPNTAGIERLQAEVLEALEKVVAPAYVLWRADNAVREREGLDLRVEWLGQPGPEELEVREGGLHFRVPVVSGQKTGWFYDQQANRRRLAAYAGDARVLDAFSYAGGFAIAAAVAGAREAVAVERSAEACDRIAANAERNGVGDRVTVIEGEVNDYLAAARQEGERYDVAVVDPPAFIKRRRDRKAGERGYRTVNEAALRLLGRDGVLLSCSCSAHLPEERLSGILLAAGRHLDRSVRILERGGLPPDHPIHPAIPETDYLKALFIRAVIATSLP, encoded by the coding sequence ATGCAGCAACGACCCGCACTCCGCCTGAAACCCGGCGAGGAGCGCCGCCTGCGCGCCGGCCACCTGTGGATCTTCAGCAACGAGGTGGATACCGCCCACACCCCGCTGCGGGGGTTCGCGCCCGGCGAGCAGGCCGTGGTGGAGGACGCCCGCGGCAAGGCCCTGGGGTGCGCCTACGTCAACCCCAACTCGCTGATCTGCGCCCGGCTGGTCAGTCGCGACGCCAAGGTGGCCCTGGATCGCTCGACCCTGGTCCACCGCCTGCAGGTGGCCCTGGCCGCACGCCAGCGCCTCTTCGCCGAGCCCTGGTACCGGCTGGTCCACGGCGAGGCCGATGGCCTGCCCGGCCTGGTCATCGACCGTTTTGGGGACTGCTGTGTGGTGCAGCCGAACACCGCCGGGATCGAGCGGTTGCAGGCCGAGGTGCTGGAGGCCCTGGAGAAGGTCGTCGCCCCGGCGTACGTCCTCTGGCGGGCCGACAACGCCGTGCGCGAGCGCGAGGGGCTGGACCTGCGCGTGGAGTGGCTCGGCCAGCCGGGGCCGGAGGAGCTGGAGGTCCGCGAAGGGGGGCTGCACTTCCGGGTCCCGGTGGTCAGCGGGCAGAAGACGGGTTGGTTTTACGATCAGCAGGCCAATCGCCGGCGCCTGGCCGCCTACGCCGGCGACGCCCGGGTGCTGGACGCCTTCTCCTACGCCGGCGGCTTCGCCATCGCCGCCGCGGTGGCCGGCGCCCGCGAGGCGGTGGCCGTGGAGCGCTCCGCCGAGGCGTGTGACCGCATCGCCGCCAATGCCGAGCGCAACGGCGTCGGCGATCGGGTGACGGTGATCGAAGGCGAGGTCAACGACTACCTGGCGGCGGCCCGTCAGGAGGGCGAGCGCTACGACGTGGCGGTGGTGGATCCGCCGGCGTTCATCAAGCGCCGCCGCGACCGCAAGGCCGGTGAGCGCGGCTACCGCACGGTCAACGAGGCGGCCCTGCGCCTGCTCGGCCGCGACGGCGTGCTGCTCAGCTGCTCCTGCTCGGCCCACCTGCCCGAGGAGCGCCTCTCCGGCATCCTGCTGGCGGCCGGGCGGCACCTGGACCGCTCCGTGCGCATCCTCGAGCGCGGCGGTCTGCCGCCGGACCACCCGATCCACCCGGCGATCCCCGAGACCGACTACCTCAAGGCGCTCTTCATCCGTGCGGTGATCGCCACCAGCCTGCCGTGA
- a CDS encoding TIGR04211 family SH3 domain-containing protein, whose amino-acid sequence MRIKSASAVFLSAVLVTGLPLTSATAQTAYVGDEISISFRTGPGSQYAIERFLSTGAPLEVLPLPEDAEEDYGEVALEDWIYVRDNQGDEGWVQERFLMAEAPARVRIGQVEEERDAARERIAELEEELAEQTDEKDALSEELAEAEARIEELESDLEAASDGYELVEANEQLQERVARLLERNEQLEEQNTALAERSRQEWFLAGAGVLVGGLILGLILPHLRPRRRDGWGGGGL is encoded by the coding sequence GTGCGCATCAAATCCGCCTCTGCCGTCTTCCTCTCCGCCGTCCTGGTCACCGGCCTGCCGCTGACCTCCGCCACGGCACAGACGGCCTATGTCGGCGACGAGATCAGCATCTCCTTCCGCACCGGCCCCGGCTCCCAGTACGCCATCGAGCGCTTCCTGAGCACCGGAGCACCGCTGGAGGTCCTGCCCCTCCCTGAGGACGCCGAGGAGGATTACGGCGAAGTGGCCCTGGAGGACTGGATCTATGTGCGCGACAACCAGGGCGACGAGGGCTGGGTGCAGGAGCGCTTCCTGATGGCCGAGGCGCCGGCGCGGGTGCGCATCGGCCAGGTCGAGGAGGAGCGCGACGCCGCCCGGGAGCGGATCGCCGAGCTCGAAGAGGAACTGGCCGAGCAAACGGATGAGAAGGACGCCCTGAGCGAGGAGCTGGCCGAGGCCGAGGCGCGCATCGAGGAGCTGGAATCCGATCTGGAAGCCGCCAGCGACGGCTACGAACTGGTCGAGGCCAACGAGCAGCTCCAGGAGCGGGTGGCGCGGCTGCTCGAGCGCAACGAGCAGCTCGAGGAGCAGAACACCGCCCTGGCTGAGCGCAGCCGTCAGGAGTGGTTCCTGGCCGGGGCCGGCGTGCTGGTGGGCGGGCTGATCCTCGGCCTGATCCTGCCGCACCTGCGCCCGCGTCGCCGGGACGGCTGGGGCGGCGGCGGGCTCTGA
- the argE gene encoding acetylornithine deacetylase: MALPAPALREMIAELVAEPSVSSVEADHDQGNRGITERLAGWLEGLGFDCRIQPLPGRPDKTNLIATLAPARGPARGGLALCGHTDTVPCDPERWTGDPWRLREADGRLYGLGVTDMKAFLAVAVEAAREVDPARLQAPLTLLFTADEESGMDGVRALLDAHPQGLGPRHAVVGEPTRNHPVHVHKGMMMEALHIQGRAGHSSDPRLGRNALDAMTRVLNALIAWREELAANHHDARFAVPQPTLNLGHIRGGDNPNRICGEAELHIDLRPLPGMDPAELQQTLDRRLAEALGDDAVHLTRRPLFPAHPPMATPADAEVVRYAETVTGHPAGAVAFATEAPYLARLGMDVVVLGPGEIEQAHQPDESIDVERLAPTVALLRRFIHRFCL, encoded by the coding sequence GTGGCCCTGCCCGCACCGGCGCTCCGCGAGATGATCGCCGAGCTGGTCGCCGAGCCGTCGGTGAGCAGCGTCGAGGCGGATCACGATCAGGGCAATCGCGGCATCACCGAACGGCTCGCCGGCTGGCTCGAGGGGCTGGGCTTCGACTGCCGCATCCAGCCCCTCCCCGGTCGGCCGGACAAGACCAACCTGATCGCCACCCTGGCGCCCGCCCGCGGCCCGGCCCGCGGCGGCCTGGCCCTGTGCGGGCACACCGATACCGTCCCCTGCGACCCGGAGCGCTGGACCGGCGACCCGTGGCGCCTGCGCGAGGCGGACGGCCGGCTCTACGGCCTGGGCGTCACCGACATGAAGGCGTTCCTGGCCGTGGCCGTGGAGGCCGCCCGCGAGGTGGATCCGGCGCGGCTCCAGGCGCCGCTGACCCTGCTCTTCACGGCGGATGAGGAGAGCGGCATGGACGGCGTGCGCGCCCTGCTCGACGCCCACCCGCAGGGGCTCGGCCCGCGCCACGCGGTGGTCGGCGAGCCGACCCGCAACCACCCGGTCCATGTACACAAGGGCATGATGATGGAGGCCCTGCACATCCAGGGGCGCGCCGGGCACTCCAGCGATCCGCGTCTGGGGCGCAACGCCCTGGACGCCATGACCCGCGTGCTCAACGCCCTGATCGCCTGGCGCGAGGAGCTGGCCGCGAACCACCACGACGCCCGCTTCGCCGTCCCCCAGCCGACCCTGAACCTGGGCCACATCCGCGGCGGCGACAACCCCAACCGCATCTGCGGCGAGGCGGAGCTGCACATCGACCTGCGCCCCCTGCCCGGGATGGACCCCGCCGAGCTGCAGCAGACGCTGGACCGGCGCCTGGCGGAGGCCCTGGGCGACGACGCCGTGCACCTGACCCGGCGGCCGCTGTTCCCGGCCCACCCGCCCATGGCCACCCCGGCGGACGCCGAGGTGGTGCGCTACGCCGAGACGGTCACCGGCCACCCCGCCGGCGCCGTGGCCTTCGCCACCGAGGCGCCCTATCTGGCCCGCCTCGGCATGGACGTGGTGGTCCTCGGTCCCGGTGAGATCGAGCAGGCCCACCAGCCCGACGAGTCCATCGACGTCGAGCGCCTGGCGCCCACGGTGGCGCTGCTGCGCCGCTTCATCCACCGCTTCTGCCTGTAG